Proteins from one Mycobacterium sp. EPa45 genomic window:
- a CDS encoding bi-domain-containing oxidoreductase translates to MRVAVSGAGIANHAEYDAVPSQLCTPLPDNVSFEDGAFVTLGAIALQGIRQADVRPGESCLVIGLGLIGQMTARLLDAYGSPSVGVDPKPAARELSAEALLAVLPELDESVSSDFDHVIITASSSDQTLVRRAARYLRDRGTITVVGDVPLVLDRNEFFNGEHDLRISRSYGPGRYDPQYEEKGIDYPIGYVRWTEKRNFAEVVRLLSSGRLDVASLVDRRFPVEEAPAAYDRLKSVPGPHAIALTYSTSDPDLPPVRAPQQRVKQRDTSGTLRVGVIGAGSYARKFVLPTLARDTRVSLESVVTASGLSAVQAQKKFRIDKSASSDSEILDDPNVHAVVISTRHDSHGRLVKEALDREKWIYVDKPLCITEEERIEIANHPLRNQVVVGFNRRAAPALEKLRSLVTGFSGLQLIYRVTPDPAPEHWSQDSAQGGRIVGEACHFIDFAVSLLGADLDTVYASGPTASDGRGEERLQVQLAWHSGSTAQVSYGPSRSIPNEKERIEVWGQEWFAEISRDFRRLQFWRGGKSHVHKFASDKGQTTLVKSFIGFCLGEVPSPVPFEEANLSTRATFETLNSLISGEPRHL, encoded by the coding sequence ATGCGAGTAGCTGTCTCAGGTGCGGGCATCGCCAATCACGCCGAATACGATGCAGTTCCATCGCAGCTGTGCACTCCACTTCCGGACAATGTTTCTTTCGAGGACGGGGCGTTCGTCACGCTAGGTGCCATCGCACTTCAAGGCATAAGACAGGCTGACGTACGTCCAGGCGAAAGCTGCCTCGTCATCGGACTCGGACTGATCGGTCAGATGACCGCCCGCCTTCTGGACGCCTACGGATCACCTTCCGTAGGCGTAGATCCCAAGCCCGCAGCACGCGAATTGTCGGCCGAAGCCCTCCTCGCGGTGCTTCCCGAGTTGGACGAGTCGGTGAGCAGCGACTTCGACCATGTGATCATTACAGCATCGTCCTCGGACCAAACCCTGGTTCGCCGCGCTGCGCGATACCTTCGGGACCGCGGCACCATCACAGTCGTGGGAGACGTTCCACTCGTGTTGGACCGAAATGAATTCTTCAACGGCGAGCATGACCTAAGAATCTCCCGTTCATACGGGCCTGGACGTTACGACCCGCAATACGAAGAGAAAGGCATCGATTACCCAATAGGTTACGTGCGATGGACGGAGAAACGGAACTTCGCCGAGGTCGTTAGGCTGTTGTCTTCAGGACGATTGGACGTCGCGTCGCTAGTCGATCGACGCTTTCCGGTCGAGGAGGCACCCGCGGCATACGATCGCCTCAAGTCGGTACCAGGACCGCACGCAATCGCGCTGACATATTCAACGTCCGACCCCGATCTTCCCCCCGTTCGCGCGCCGCAGCAACGAGTCAAGCAGCGGGATACATCCGGAACATTGCGAGTGGGAGTAATTGGAGCGGGAAGTTACGCAAGGAAATTCGTTCTTCCCACCTTGGCACGTGACACGAGAGTGTCACTTGAGTCGGTGGTGACGGCGTCCGGTCTCAGCGCGGTTCAAGCGCAAAAGAAATTTAGGATCGATAAATCAGCATCTTCCGACAGTGAAATTCTTGACGACCCCAACGTCCATGCGGTCGTGATCAGCACGAGGCATGATTCCCATGGCCGCTTGGTCAAGGAAGCGCTAGATCGGGAGAAGTGGATTTATGTTGACAAGCCCCTCTGCATAACGGAAGAGGAGCGCATCGAGATTGCCAACCACCCCCTCCGCAACCAGGTGGTCGTGGGTTTCAACCGACGGGCAGCTCCAGCGTTGGAAAAGCTCCGATCCCTCGTGACGGGCTTCAGCGGATTGCAGCTCATCTACCGTGTGACGCCGGACCCCGCGCCGGAGCACTGGTCGCAGGACTCAGCGCAAGGGGGTCGAATCGTCGGCGAGGCTTGTCATTTCATCGACTTCGCCGTAAGTCTGCTAGGCGCAGACTTGGACACCGTGTATGCGTCCGGTCCCACTGCCTCCGACGGCCGCGGTGAGGAGCGTCTTCAAGTACAACTTGCCTGGCATTCGGGTAGCACTGCACAAGTCTCCTACGGACCTTCCCGCTCGATCCCGAACGAGAAGGAGCGGATCGAAGTCTGGGGCCAGGAATGGTTCGCCGAGATTTCACGGGACTTCCGGCGGCTGCAATTTTGGCGCGGAGGAAAAAGTCATGTACACAAATTCGCTTCTGATAAGGGCCAGACCACGCTCGTCAAGAGCTTCATAGGCTTCTGCTTAGGAGAAGTTCCATCTCCGGTCCCTTTCGAAGAGGCCAACCTCTCCACGCGCGCTACCTTCGAGACCCTGAACTCACTCATATCTGGGGAGCCCAGACACCTGTGA
- a CDS encoding glycosyltransferase family 4 protein, translating into MTPRGSITVALVGPFPPPYGGMAVYLSSIEAGLRQQGMEPLRVLVPYAGVGGWRRHLGRIAIFVRAALTVLRTRPDVVHCVTGSQPNLIGNILPLLAAEFARRPSILSIAGGEFHAAVTGYRGVRRRIVRFILTRPRLLVACTNEITEALRVIGVRESRIVTVSNALPLRLDPRAHQALPPEVEAFADAHSPLIGSISGWYGFYGSQDLVEAMRELRSSDPRVGLVLMVKGGGDARFRAELLDLLTRYGLSDAVLVREDERAVFPILRRVDIFVRTPHHEGDAISVREALAVGTPVVASDVGFRPDGVVRFRPADHRDLAARLREMLDVRSVDWEADSSEGERNFQYLLSVYRRFTAQA; encoded by the coding sequence GTGACCCCGCGCGGATCGATCACTGTCGCGCTCGTCGGCCCGTTCCCGCCGCCCTACGGCGGGATGGCCGTTTACTTGTCGTCGATCGAGGCCGGTCTGCGGCAGCAGGGGATGGAACCTCTGCGCGTCTTGGTCCCGTATGCGGGGGTGGGCGGCTGGAGGCGCCATTTGGGACGGATCGCGATATTTGTCCGCGCCGCGCTCACGGTATTGCGGACCCGGCCCGACGTGGTCCACTGCGTGACGGGTAGCCAGCCGAACCTAATCGGCAACATCTTGCCGCTGCTCGCCGCTGAGTTCGCACGCCGGCCAAGCATTCTCTCGATAGCAGGCGGCGAGTTCCACGCCGCGGTCACCGGCTACCGAGGTGTCCGCCGGCGAATCGTCCGGTTCATTCTCACCCGCCCGCGACTGCTCGTGGCTTGCACCAACGAGATCACCGAGGCGCTCCGGGTTATCGGCGTGCGCGAGTCGCGCATAGTCACCGTCTCCAACGCCCTGCCACTAAGGCTCGACCCCCGCGCACATCAGGCCTTGCCTCCGGAGGTCGAGGCCTTCGCTGACGCTCACTCCCCTCTGATCGGCTCGATTAGCGGGTGGTACGGCTTCTATGGCAGCCAGGACCTCGTTGAGGCCATGCGCGAGCTTCGCTCGTCGGATCCGCGTGTGGGGCTCGTGCTGATGGTCAAGGGCGGGGGAGACGCCCGCTTCCGCGCCGAGTTGCTGGATCTCCTGACCCGCTACGGCCTTAGCGACGCGGTCCTCGTCCGCGAGGACGAGCGCGCGGTGTTCCCCATCCTGCGCCGGGTGGACATCTTCGTTCGCACCCCCCACCACGAGGGGGACGCGATTTCGGTCCGTGAGGCCCTAGCCGTTGGCACGCCCGTCGTGGCGAGCGACGTCGGCTTCCGACCGGACGGCGTCGTACGTTTCCGCCCGGCCGACCACCGGGACCTCGCGGCACGACTCCGCGAGATGCTCGACGTCCGCTCGGTCGACTGGGAGGCCGACTCCAGCGAGGGCGAGCGGAACTTCCAGTACCTTCTGTCCGTCTATCGGCGCTTCACCGCTCAGGCCTAA
- a CDS encoding acyltransferase, which translates to MDRIFSSALRTIQCSAESDGGSMGTLRTLFAISVVFAHTIGYVFVGGRNAVELFYMISGFLISYVLVEKKVYSNIKSFYINRYLRLYPIYVVVALLTLVGLTVAALALKEDVAFFSVYQRAPLAANALLVFSNLTLFLQDWVLFSGVEHGQLVFSANFKTSDVVLWEGLLVPQAWTLGVELSFYLIAPFVLFRRKLLLVLLSLSILVRIYLIYIGLGAQDPWDYRFFPAELALFLLGALSHQVLMPIYRSRFSRDHIDRLSALSTYFLISITLTFWLIPLPEKLKSVALFAVFLTLMPLTFLFQSRRTWDKRIGELSYPVYICHMLVIHVLNFLMPRFAIESVIAEGLAAVVLSICFSILLNKYIGDPVEGLRDKLRARPR; encoded by the coding sequence ATGGACAGGATCTTCAGTTCGGCCCTGCGCACTATACAATGCTCCGCGGAAAGCGACGGGGGGTCTATGGGTACCTTGCGAACTCTTTTTGCCATATCGGTTGTATTTGCGCATACCATCGGATACGTGTTCGTTGGCGGGCGCAACGCCGTAGAACTTTTTTATATGATTTCTGGGTTTCTTATTTCGTATGTACTTGTCGAAAAGAAAGTATACTCAAACATCAAAAGCTTCTACATCAACAGGTATCTCAGGCTCTATCCTATTTACGTTGTAGTGGCCCTTCTCACACTCGTCGGCTTAACCGTCGCCGCTCTTGCGCTTAAGGAAGACGTAGCGTTCTTCAGCGTTTATCAGAGGGCACCGTTGGCGGCAAATGCGCTACTGGTATTTTCAAATCTCACACTATTTCTGCAAGACTGGGTCCTGTTTTCTGGCGTCGAACACGGACAGCTGGTATTTTCCGCGAACTTCAAAACAAGCGATGTCGTTCTCTGGGAAGGGCTTCTGGTTCCTCAAGCTTGGACATTGGGCGTAGAGCTCAGCTTCTATCTCATAGCACCGTTTGTGCTTTTCCGCAGGAAGCTGCTGTTGGTACTCCTATCTCTGTCAATCTTAGTGCGCATATACTTGATCTATATCGGACTAGGTGCTCAGGATCCTTGGGACTACAGATTCTTTCCAGCCGAACTGGCCCTGTTCTTATTGGGCGCCCTTTCGCACCAAGTGCTAATGCCCATCTATCGCAGTCGTTTTTCGCGCGACCACATCGACAGATTGTCCGCTCTTTCGACTTATTTTTTGATTTCGATAACTCTTACATTTTGGCTGATCCCGCTCCCTGAAAAGCTAAAGAGTGTCGCGCTGTTTGCCGTTTTTCTGACACTGATGCCTCTCACATTTTTATTCCAATCCAGGAGGACCTGGGACAAGCGAATCGGCGAGCTGAGCTACCCCGTCTATATATGCCATATGCTTGTAATCCATGTGCTAAATTTTTTAATGCCAAGGTTTGCAATCGAAAGTGTCATTGCCGAAGGCCTCGCCGCCGTCGTTCTGTCAATCTGTTTTTCTATACTATTGAATAAGTATATTGGCGACCCGGTTGAAGGCCTTCGTGACAAGTTGAGAGCGCGGCCCCGATAA